In Armatimonadota bacterium, the sequence CATTTTGGAACCAGATGGATCGGTTACCTTGCTCCCAAGCCTTTCAGGGTTAGGATGCAGCGGTGGAGACTCGATTAATAACAGCGGTAATGTAGCTGGGTATACTAACGATCAAGCAGCGATATGGATTGATGGTGAACTAGCTTGGTATGCCGATGGAACATATAGTCAAGCCACCGATATAAACAATCATAATCAAGCAATTTGGAATGCTCACAACTTTAGTGATGGGACAGCTCAGGCTTATATTTGGGATAATTACATATCTATTCCTCTTGCCTTGCTCGAAGGCACACAGATGTGCTGGGGATATAGTATTAATGATTCGGGAGTTGTAGTAGGCCGGTCTGGCGACTATGCGGTGCTTTGGCAACAAAACGGCACTGCAATAAACTTAGCCAGCGATACGCAATGGTGGAGCGAAGCGCTGGACATAAATTCGGACGGCTGGGTTGTTGGTCAGATTGATTGCAAGGCAACATTATGGAATCCGAACGGCAGCTTAATTGATTTATCCCACTTTGTAAATGGTTATGAGTCTATTGCCTATGG encodes:
- a CDS encoding PEP-CTERM sorting domain-containing protein (PEP-CTERM proteins occur, often in large numbers, in the proteomes of bacteria that also encode an exosortase, a predicted intramembrane cysteine proteinase. The presence of a PEP-CTERM domain at a protein's C-terminus predicts cleavage within the sorting domain, followed by covalent anchoring to some some component of the (usually Gram-negative) cell surface. Many PEP-CTERM proteins exhibit an unusual sequence composition that includes large numbers of potential glycosylation sites. Expression of one such protein has been shown restore the ability of a bacterium to form floc, a type of biofilm.) gives rise to the protein MKKWSCVIITILVLSSRAWSAEYAVHCLGVLSNTHMSCAISINNSGKAIGWSSTSYDARGAFSWTRNEGIKDIRIPNEFDYGGGAINDDGQIVGSRSSSNGCSGGAVILEPDGSVTLLPSLSGLGCSGGDSINNSGNVAGYTNDQAAIWIDGELAWYADGTYSQATDINNHNQAIWNAHNFSDGTAQAYIWDNYISIPLALLEGTQMCWGYSINDSGVVVGRSGDYAVLWQQNGTAINLASDTQWWSEALDINSDGWVVGQIDCKATLWNPNGSLIDLSHFVNGYESIAYGINDNGWIVGSVSNPDGFRQAVVWEPVPEPSSLLALALGLIATGSLIKRRNK